CGAAATGAATTGAAGATGTCAGAGCGTTCCCAGAGATCGACGAAACTGGCTTCCCGGACATTTCCCGCAGACAGGGGCATGTAGGGGCAGGGCGTGAGCTCGCCGTTCGGCGTGACCCTCGCATAGTTGGTCCCGGCCAAACAGCCGCCCCCCATGTATCCGGTCGCTTTGGTCAGCGGGGAATTGGGGTCTTTCTCGTAAGCGAGACGTTTGAAATGCGGGGCGCAACGGGCCCGCACCAACATGTCCTTGTATTTATCCTGGCAGTCAACCAGGTAACCAAGCACTTCCTCATACTGTTCAGGCGTAATGTCGGTGAGTTCTTCGCCTCGTCCTGTACAGACCATGAAGAAGACATTCAGAACGCGGGCGCCAAGGTTGTGGGCCCAATCCACGACCGCAGGCAACTCCTTGTAATTCATCGGCTGAGCGCTGAAATGGATTTGGAACTGCAGGCCGTTCCGTTTGGCCGCCTCGATACCGGCCACCGCGCTGGCAAAGGCCCCGGAAACGCCGCGGAACCGGTCATGGGTGGCCGCGTCGAGTGAATCGATGCTGATCCCGACGCCCATCACGCCCATCTCGACGAGCGTCTTGGCCATGCGATCGTTGATCAGCATGCCATTGGTGCCGAACACGACCATGAAGCCGAGTTCAACCGCGTGCTTCGCGATGTCGAGAATGTCAGGGCGAACCAGTGGCTCGCCGCCCGTGATGACGAGCAGGCAGCCTTTATTCACCTCGGCGATCTGGTTGATGAGCCGGAAGCACTCTTCCGTGGTGAGTTCATCTGAGCCTCCCCCTGCCTTGGTCGTCGCATCCAAATAGCAGTGGTCGCACTTGAGGTTGCAACGCTTGGTCAGGTTGAGGGCGACCAGGTAGGGCTTGAAATCATCGACGGTGCGTCCATCGTTCGGTGCAGGCGACGGCGAATCTGGCGAAAAGAACTGTGTGATCTGCTGTTGAAGTGATCCCAGCATTCCTCCCATCGGAGGAACGTTGATGATCGGCAATGACTTACCCATCAGCGCCCGGCCCCGGTCTTCGGACCGGTCAGGTTGGCAATCATGTCTTTCAGATTGCCCGTCTTCATCGCTTCCGCCATGTAGCCCTTGGCCTGATCGATTCCTTCGGTGGCGACTTCCAGCGTGATGATGGTGGCGCCGATCTTTTCTGCATGTTTTTCGATCAACGCGCGCGTACATTCCCGCATGAATCCCTCGGGAGCTCGATCGAGGCGTGCCTGCGCATCTGCGGTCCAAGTGTAGGAAGAGGCGGGGGCTTCAGCGGTGGTACCCTCCTCCGCACCATTTCCGTTGGCCGTGGTGCCGTTGCCATTGGCCTGGTCCAG
This region of Nitrospiraceae bacterium genomic DNA includes:
- a CDS encoding radical SAM protein; its protein translation is MGKSLPIINVPPMGGMLGSLQQQITQFFSPDSPSPAPNDGRTVDDFKPYLVALNLTKRCNLKCDHCYLDATTKAGGGSDELTTEECFRLINQIAEVNKGCLLVITGGEPLVRPDILDIAKHAVELGFMVVFGTNGMLINDRMAKTLVEMGVMGVGISIDSLDAATHDRFRGVSGAFASAVAGIEAAKRNGLQFQIHFSAQPMNYKELPAVVDWAHNLGARVLNVFFMVCTGRGEELTDITPEQYEEVLGYLVDCQDKYKDMLVRARCAPHFKRLAYEKDPNSPLTKATGYMGGGCLAGTNYARVTPNGELTPCPYMPLSAGNVREASFVDLWERSDIFNSFRYPQLKGKCGDCEYTDICGGCRARPYVDHGDWLDEDQWCLYTPKGGEKIRVAFNTPEETEVAWDEASQLRLSRIPYFLRAMVKKGVERHARENGVALITVELMEELRKKRFGNEAPVFKF